Proteins co-encoded in one Pleurodeles waltl isolate 20211129_DDA chromosome 1_2, aPleWal1.hap1.20221129, whole genome shotgun sequence genomic window:
- the LOC138296321 gene encoding protein mab-21-like 3, translated as MPRMPGSPPAPRGPAATSQVSEPDEFDFLVPVLALPALSLLLAAHLTWLSEQPPDASFQAVGVRNHWWSDGARTAGVQDWVTAVDELPRAANSFSSFASYALFWYSYFYPFLYARVGLLSPGKVIGAFRELVRSANSSTAVTVRPLQQGTPAVTLTMPYYPKQISVDPKQISVDPKQISVDLVPLIKNPFGWCNIPWPREGKPWPSPEKIHDIKATGVDLVAKHPLYWRYSFSRVERVLLEKIDDDGGRRRDSLRILKKVGEDCWKKKYGKVLVSYHLKTVLFWACEFHHLPDDWKDLTKSFKRLVDYLEFYLQKKCLPHYFLGSAVNLFKPEHSSRLQDLLCDVIKFKMSPMNGLKL; from the exons ATGCCCAGGATGCCAGGTTCGCCTCCAGCGCCCAGAGGTCCGGCAGCTACATCGCAGGTGTCCGAACCCGACGAGTTCGACTTCCTGGTGCCGGTGCTCGCCCTCCCGGCCCTCTCCTTGCTCCTGGCGGCCCATCTGACGTGGTTAAGTGAACAGCCCCCCGATGCTTCCTTCCAGGCggtgggggtcagaaaccactggtGGTCGGATGGAGCGCGGACCGCGGGCGTGCAGGACTGGGTCACTGCCGTCGATGAGCTACCACGGGCGGCTAATTCTTTTAGTTCTTTTGCATCGTATGCCCTTTTCTGGTattcttatttttatccttttcTTTATGCCCGAGTGGGCCTGCTGAGCCCTGGCAAAGTGATAGGTGCCTTCAGGGAGCTCGTCCGTAGCGCCAACAGCTCCACAGCAG TGACAGTCCGGCCACTGCAGCAGGGGACACCCGCCGTCACTCTCACAATGCCCTACTACCCGAAGCAGATCAGTGTGGACCCGAAGCAGATCAGTGTGGACCCGAAGCAGATCAGTGTGGACCTGGTGCCGCTCATCAAGAATCCCTTTGGCTGGTGCAACATCCCATGGCCGCGTGAGGGAAAGCCCTGGCCGTCTCCAGAGAAGATCCATGACATCAAGGCCACTGGCGTGGACCTGGTGGCCAAGCACCCACTATACTGGAG ATATTCTTTCTCGCGCGTTGAACGAGTGCTGCTTGAAAAGATTGATGATGATGGAGGGCGCCGACGTGACAGTCTTCGCATCCTGAAGAAGGTTGGAGAGGATTGTTGGAAGAAGAAGTATGGGAAGGTGTTGGTGTCGTATCACCTGAAG ACTGTGTTGTTCTGGGCTTGTGAGTTTCACCACTTACCAGACGATTGGAAGGACCTGACGAAGAGCTTCAAAAGGCTGGTGGACTATCTTGAATTTTACCTCCAGAAAAAATGTCTGCCCCATTATTTCCTGGGTTCAGCTGTCAACCTGTTCAAACCGGAGCACAGCTCCCGCCTTCAGGATCTCCTGTGTGACGTCATCAAGTTCAAAATGTCCCCAATGAACGGCCTCAAATTATAA